TTCCTGATCTGTTGTAAGTCCCCTGCCTGAAAATGCAGGAAATAGATGCCCGCAGACAGCAATTTGGCATCTAAGGTATGCGTATGATGGCCTGCACCCAGTGGCAACGAAACCAAGGGCAGTACCTCGCGCCCCAAAACATCATATACCCGAATTTTTACCGTTTGCGCCTGTGGAAGGCTAAAAGATACCGTACCAATGGTAGAAAATGGGTTGGGGTAAACACCTGAAATAGAAAAATTTGTTGGTGATTCGGATTCGTTGGCGATGGGGGCTTGAATTGGGATTGGGGTTGCAGTAGTAAAGGTTAAATCATCAAAAATCTTTGTAACACCGTCTCCCAGATGCGTCATTTCTACACTATATCCAAAAACGGGGTACATTTTGGTCGCTGCTGAAAAATGCTTTTTCAGGTCTGCTGGTGTTATAGATACGATCTCTGAAGAACGATTGGGGTCTAAAACATCTGACTTAATGATTTTTCGTTCCAATAATTCAAAACTTTCATTTCGCAATTCAAGTATTAGTTTTGCAGGAACAGGCTTGCCTAAATCATTAGTCGAGATCATATTGGCTTTTACTGCCCAATTATAAAAAGCATTAGGATATGTTCCCGCATTGCCTCGTCCAAGCGGAAGTATATCAAAGTCATTGTCTTTTGTTCTGCTTAGTGTAACATTGGTGATATTTGGAGAATCAATTTCGGGATAAAATATATTTACATTCGCCCCAAAGTTACTATTGTGCTTCGGAGAAAATACAGAAATCAAATATTGACCTTGGTTGATAGTAAGATTGGGTAAAAATGCAAAGTAAAGATATCCGCCTTCTATTTTGGTAGTATTTGGGTTAAATAAATCTTTGGATGTAAGAGTCCAGTTAAGAACAGCATCATCTGGGAAAAGAGTATTCAGCTCAACTTTTTTAATTCCTGTGGTGTTTGTATAAAAGTTTCTTCCATAACTTTCATTGAGAGTTGCATAAAAACTTTGAGACTCAATTACTTGTGTTACCAAACTTGGTGGTTGAATTGATATATCAAAGCGACCAGTAAAACCTTTGGCGATCTTAATTTCAAGCATGCCATTGTTTTTCACTGTAGCAGTAACTAAGTTCGGTTTATTTATTGACACACGTACACTCGTCCAATCTGAGATATTGAGTAGTACTTGTTTTAAATCATAGGTTTGAGTCGTTTCCTCATTAATAAATTGTAATGCTGATTTCATGGCATTAATAGATGTGTCATTACCCCATGTAGGCGACAATCCCGCCTCTTTCACCTCCACACTCACATCCTTCTCAATTATGCCTCCTTTGCCATCATCTACTATTATCTTCCCCGAATACGTGCGAGCAGGCGTTGTTGTTTTTGAGCGTATTTCTACATTGCCACCTACCACGCTAACATTAAACAGGTTTGCATCGAAAGTGCCAATAAACGTTGCTGTCAGGGCATCATTTTCGATGTCGGAAGCAGGAATTTGGGCAAGAAGTCCTGAAATGCCCGCCGTAACGTTGTTGTAGAGGGTGACAGAACCAAGTATTGGGGCATCATTTACGGGAGTGATGGTAATGGCTACTGTCTGATCGGCAAGTCCATCATGTTTGATGGTGATAGTTCCCGTACCGTTTGCATCTTTTGCAGGTGTAAAGGTCAGTTTATTGCTAACAGCATCTGCGGTGAGTGTGCCAAGACTGACAGGCGAAAAGGTAAAACGGAGTTTGACAAGATCGAGGTTTGAGCCAAGGGGCGAAAGATTGATGGTTTTTGCAGGTGCGTCTTCTGTGGTATTGAGGGTTTGGACGAAGGTAGTGAGTGTAGGAGACCAAGAAGGGATAGAACCGTCTGGGATTTCATAGACATATGTTCTGACGCCATCGGTGAACATAGGATAGAATTTGCCATTTATTTCAACAATGGTAGGGGCTCCTTCTTTGAAAGCACTTTGGGTAGATTGAGTTCCGGTGTATTGCATTTCATATTTCTGACCGGTAGAAGTATTGAGTAGTGACCACTTGTATTCTTTGACTCCATTTGTAAATGCAATTTCTTTGATAGCCATGAGCATTTCACCTTTTGTTGTTTTATAAACATTAAATTCTGTGAAATCTATGGATGGGAATGATTTTATTAAATTAATTTTTTCGCCATTTTGTTCGGCAAAAACACCGTTTTCATCCATGAGATACATGCCATCACTTCCTCCTAAAGGCTTTCCTGCAAGAACTAAATAATCTTTTGAGACACCATTGATAGTATATTTAATCACTTGGAATTTCTGTAGAATACTACTAAATTGTATAAGAGAATTCCCCTGTTGGTCTTTATTATCATAAAATTTTTGTGAATTTCCATCAAAATATATTTTCTTCCCATTCAGCTCAAAAATTCCTTCATTAATACCCAAACTATCCAAATCTACAAAAGAATAACTCACTACACCATTTGCATCTTTTGTCGAGACCATCCTTTTGAACATGCTTTGTCCTTTGTCCCAGAAGACGAGACTGCCATCTTTGTCGGTGAATTCATAATCAAGATTTCCAGCGATGTTTGGTTGGACTACATTGCTTGCAAGAGCAAGTGTATAAGTACCATTTACAAGCTTCATTTCATAAATTCCTTTTGTTCCATTTTTATTTTCAATAATAAATTTAACTCCATTTTGATCCTGAAAACATGCAACATTTACTCCGTAATTTAAAATATTGCTTATTGCATTTACTATAATAGGATTAAATTCATGGAAGTGCGTTTCTATATCATCTATTTCTTGAGTTTGGGTAGTAGGAAGATCGGGTAGATCTGTATTTTTTACAACGCGGGCTTCTGCTGTAGTGG
This genomic interval from Bacteroidetes Order II. bacterium contains the following:
- a CDS encoding T9SS type A sorting domain-containing protein; the encoded protein is MKTRHILIVALNLMLCTASTKAQITFPTSTTTAEARVVKNTDLPDLPTTQTQEIDDIETHFHEFNPIIVNAISNILNYGVNVACFQDQNGVKFIIENKNGTKGIYEMKLVNGTYTLALASNVVQPNIAGNLDYEFTDKDGSLVFWDKGQSMFKRMVSTKDANGVVSYSFVDLDSLGINEGIFELNGKKIYFDGNSQKFYDNKDQQGNSLIQFSSILQKFQVIKYTINGVSKDYLVLAGKPLGGSDGMYLMDENGVFAEQNGEKINLIKSFPSIDFTEFNVYKTTKGEMLMAIKEIAFTNGVKEYKWSLLNTSTGQKYEMQYTGTQSTQSAFKEGAPTIVEINGKFYPMFTDGVRTYVYEIPDGSIPSWSPTLTTFVQTLNTTEDAPAKTINLSPLGSNLDLVKLRFTFSPVSLGTLTADAVSNKLTFTPAKDANGTGTITIKHDGLADQTVAITITPVNDAPILGSVTLYNNVTAGISGLLAQIPASDIENDALTATFIGTFDANLFNVSVVGGNVEIRSKTTTPARTYSGKIIVDDGKGGIIEKDVSVEVKEAGLSPTWGNDTSINAMKSALQFINEETTQTYDLKQVLLNISDWTSVRVSINKPNLVTATVKNNGMLEIKIAKGFTGRFDISIQPPSLVTQVIESQSFYATLNESYGRNFYTNTTGIKKVELNTLFPDDAVLNWTLTSKDLFNPNTTKIEGGYLYFAFLPNLTINQGQYLISVFSPKHNSNFGANVNIFYPEIDSPNITNVTLSRTKDNDFDILPLGRGNAGTYPNAFYNWAVKANMISTNDLGKPVPAKLILELRNESFELLERKIIKSDVLDPNRSSEIVSITPADLKKHFSAATKMYPVFGYSVEMTHLGDGVTKIFDDLTFTTATPIPIQAPIANESESPTNFSISGVYPNPFSTIGTVSFSLPQAQTVKIRVYDVLGREVLPLVSLPLGAGHHTHTLDAKLLSAGIYFLHFQAGDLQQIRKFTLQRPKN